One Stigmatopora argus isolate UIUO_Sarg chromosome 20, RoL_Sarg_1.0, whole genome shotgun sequence genomic region harbors:
- the LOC144065554 gene encoding uncharacterized protein LOC144065554 isoform X1: MSGRTTPVAAKFQKELYGVKEDLSCHQHSIVCKMIQAKVVLHKLEGFRNDLGAYGHKSVDLEGQVELPQIKEEEPEFPQHQMGDEQLPIKKEEDDSTWSLGEFVKRENVRGVASGGAEPANTTTWPRIKKEEPEFPQQCKREEQPPIENEECVKWSTGEPFKSEDDLGVANRGAELLSGSSTDGWRAENLIAPLSDDNTLLFDDDDVEDVKKNPSGDKLCKCFQCGKTFGKKSSLKTHMRSHTGAKPLSCTVCGKTFTQKGHLISHARTHTGEKPFSCSVCGKTFTEKGNVKIHTSTHTGEKPFSCSVCGKAFSHKQVLQIHSRTHTGEKPFSCSVCGQRFTQKKDLNSHARTHTGEKPFSCSFCGQRFTRKADLISHARTHTGEKTFSCSVCCQRFTRKGSLISHARTHTGEKPFSCSVCGKTFTEKGNLKIHTRTHTGEKPFSCSVCGKTFSQKHHLEDHTRTHTGEKPFSCSVCGQTFTRKGILISHARTHTGEKPFSCSVCGKAFSQKHHLEDHTRTHTGEKPFSCSVCGQAYSLKQHLKRHVITHTGKKTFSCSVCGRTFSHRRSLKEHLLTHTEEQCFPAQLKSYTIEKLYTINIWTNTKIVITTK; this comes from the exons atgtctgggagaacgacgccggttgcggcaaagtttcagaaggaactttatggcgtgaaagaggatctctcatgtcatcaacattctattgtttgcaaaatgatacaagctaaagttgttcttcacaaactCGAAG gtttcagaaatgatcttggtgcttatGGGCAtaagtctgttgaccttgaagggcaagttgagctcccccaaatcaaagaggaggagccagagttccctcaacatcaaatgggagatgagcaacttccaatcaaaaaggaggaagatgattccacctggtcacttggtgagttcgtgaagagggaaaatgttcggggcgtggccagcggaggggcggagcctgcaaacaccacaacatggccccgaattaaaaaggaggagccagagttccctcaacagtgcaaaagagaagagcaacctccaatcgaaaatgaggaatgtgtcaaatggtcaactggtgagcctttcaagagtgaagatgatctgggcgtggccaacagaggggcggagcttctgagcggcagctcaacagatggatggcgagcagaaaatttaattgctcctttatcagatgacaacactttgctttttgacgatgatgatgttgaagatgttaagaaaaatcccagtggcgacaaactctgcaaatgctttcagtgtgggaaaacttttgggaaaaagtcttctttgaaaacgcatatgaggagccacactggggcaAAACCcctatcatgtacagtttgtggtaaaacatttacacagaagggacacttaattagtcatgcaagaacacacacaggcgaaaaaccattttcgtgttcagtttgtggtaaaacatttacagagaagggaaatgtaaaaatacacacaagcacccacactggtgaaaaaccattttcgtgttcggtttgcggtaaagccttttctcataagcaagttttacaaatacactcaagaacccacactggtgaaaaaccattttcgtgttcagtttgtggtcaaagattcacacagaagaaagacttaaatagtcatgcaagaacacacacaggtgaaaagccattttcgtgttcattttgtggtcaaagattcacacggaaggcagacttaattagtcatgcaagaacacacactggtgaaaaaacattttcgtgttcagtttgttgtcaaagattcacacggaagggaagcttaattagtcatgcaagaacacacacgggtgaaaagccattttcatgttcagtttgtggtaaaacatttacagagaagggaaatttaaaaatacatacaagaacccacactggtgaaaaaccattttcgtgttcagtttgcggtaaaaccttttctcaaaagcaccacttagaagaccacacaagaacccacactggtgaaaaaccattttcgtgttcagtttgtggtcaaacattcacacggaagggaatcttaattagtcatgcaagaacccacactggtgaaaaaccattttcgtgttcagtttgcggtaaagccttttctcaaaagcaccacttagaagaccacacaagaacccacactggcgaaaaaccattttcctgctcagtttgtggtcaagcctattctctaaagcaacatttaaaaagacacgtgataacccacactggcaaaaaaacattttcctgctcagtttgtgggcgaacattttcccataggagaagcttaaaagaacacttattaacccacactgaagaacaatgttttcctgctcaattaaaaagctacacaattgaaaaactatatactataaatatatggacaaatactaaaattgttatcacgacaaaataa
- the LOC144065619 gene encoding general transcription factor II-I repeat domain-containing protein 2-like produces MEKLDLDWSKLASITTDGAPSMVGETRGLIGRMNRELEKRGLTAPLRVHCLIHQQALCCKVLTWDSVMKVVVSCINFIRAKGLKHRQFQEFLSELESTHGDVLYYTEVRWLSRGRVLRRFYELLPEINAFLHLKDKTVPELINPEWKWHLAFLTDVTEILNRLNLQLQGEGKLICDMYSHIKAFEVKLALLLEQVKKRNFVHLPATQNLSTENPAVPFPAEKCVEALEMLKAEFGVRFTELHVHAKEIRLFQNPFVADIDEAQPSYQFELAELQNCDVLKDAFKLNSLIDFYASPPNDTYPNIKKHAMKMSSVFGSTYICEKTFSRMKLLKTPMRSRLTDKHLHQCLRLAVTRMEPDIQLLTSQMQAHSSH; encoded by the coding sequence atggagaagttggacctggactggtcaaagctggctagcatcacgactgacggggctcctagcatggtgggcgaaactcgcggtttaataggacgcatgaaccgtgagttggaaaaaaggggtctcaccgctccgctacgagtccactgcctaattcaccagcaagcactgtgctgcaaagtgttgacgtgggattctgtaatgaaggttgtggtgtcgtgcataaacttcatcagggcaaagggacttaaacacaggcagttccaagaattcctgtctgaactggagtctacgcacggagatgtgctgtactacacagaggtccgatggctgagccggggcagagttttgaggcgtttttacgagcttctacccgaaattaacgcatttcttcatttaaaagacaaaacggtccccgagctgatcaacccagaatggaaatggcacctcgcatttttaacagacgtgacagaaatacttaaccgccttaacttgcagctacaaggcgaagggaaactcatttgcgacatgtattcacacataaaagcatttgaggtgaaattagcgctgcttttggaacaagtgaaaaagcgcaactttgtccatcttcctgctacccaaaacctgtcgacagagaacccagcggtcccgttcccagctgaaaagtgcgtggaagcactggaaatgctgaaggcggagttcggtgtgcgattcactgaactacatgttcatgcaaaagaaatccgtctttttcagaacccctttgttgccgacattgatgaagcccagccttcatatcagtttgagttggctgagttacagaactgtgatgttctgaaagatgcattcaagctcaacagtctcattgacttctatgcctcccccccaaacgacacatatccaaacatcaaaaaacatgcaatgaaaatgtcctcagtttttggcagcacgtatatctgcgagaaaaccttttctcgcatgaaactgctgaaaactccgatgagatcaagattgacagataaacatttgcatcagtgcttgagactggctgtaactagaatggaacctgatattcaacttctcaccagccagatgcaggcccacagttcacactga
- the LOC144065554 gene encoding uncharacterized protein LOC144065554 isoform X2 yields MGDEQLPIKKEEDDSTWSLGEFVKRENVRGVASGGAEPANTTTWPRIKKEEPEFPQQCKREEQPPIENEECVKWSTGEPFKSEDDLGVANRGAELLSGSSTDGWRAENLIAPLSDDNTLLFDDDDVEDVKKNPSGDKLCKCFQCGKTFGKKSSLKTHMRSHTGAKPLSCTVCGKTFTQKGHLISHARTHTGEKPFSCSVCGKTFTEKGNVKIHTSTHTGEKPFSCSVCGKAFSHKQVLQIHSRTHTGEKPFSCSVCGQRFTQKKDLNSHARTHTGEKPFSCSFCGQRFTRKADLISHARTHTGEKTFSCSVCCQRFTRKGSLISHARTHTGEKPFSCSVCGKTFTEKGNLKIHTRTHTGEKPFSCSVCGKTFSQKHHLEDHTRTHTGEKPFSCSVCGQTFTRKGILISHARTHTGEKPFSCSVCGKAFSQKHHLEDHTRTHTGEKPFSCSVCGQAYSLKQHLKRHVITHTGKKTFSCSVCGRTFSHRRSLKEHLLTHTEEQCFPAQLKSYTIEKLYTINIWTNTKIVITTK; encoded by the coding sequence atgggagatgagcaacttccaatcaaaaaggaggaagatgattccacctggtcacttggtgagttcgtgaagagggaaaatgttcggggcgtggccagcggaggggcggagcctgcaaacaccacaacatggccccgaattaaaaaggaggagccagagttccctcaacagtgcaaaagagaagagcaacctccaatcgaaaatgaggaatgtgtcaaatggtcaactggtgagcctttcaagagtgaagatgatctgggcgtggccaacagaggggcggagcttctgagcggcagctcaacagatggatggcgagcagaaaatttaattgctcctttatcagatgacaacactttgctttttgacgatgatgatgttgaagatgttaagaaaaatcccagtggcgacaaactctgcaaatgctttcagtgtgggaaaacttttgggaaaaagtcttctttgaaaacgcatatgaggagccacactggggcaAAACCcctatcatgtacagtttgtggtaaaacatttacacagaagggacacttaattagtcatgcaagaacacacacaggcgaaaaaccattttcgtgttcagtttgtggtaaaacatttacagagaagggaaatgtaaaaatacacacaagcacccacactggtgaaaaaccattttcgtgttcggtttgcggtaaagccttttctcataagcaagttttacaaatacactcaagaacccacactggtgaaaaaccattttcgtgttcagtttgtggtcaaagattcacacagaagaaagacttaaatagtcatgcaagaacacacacaggtgaaaagccattttcgtgttcattttgtggtcaaagattcacacggaaggcagacttaattagtcatgcaagaacacacactggtgaaaaaacattttcgtgttcagtttgttgtcaaagattcacacggaagggaagcttaattagtcatgcaagaacacacacgggtgaaaagccattttcatgttcagtttgtggtaaaacatttacagagaagggaaatttaaaaatacatacaagaacccacactggtgaaaaaccattttcgtgttcagtttgcggtaaaaccttttctcaaaagcaccacttagaagaccacacaagaacccacactggtgaaaaaccattttcgtgttcagtttgtggtcaaacattcacacggaagggaatcttaattagtcatgcaagaacccacactggtgaaaaaccattttcgtgttcagtttgcggtaaagccttttctcaaaagcaccacttagaagaccacacaagaacccacactggcgaaaaaccattttcctgctcagtttgtggtcaagcctattctctaaagcaacatttaaaaagacacgtgataacccacactggcaaaaaaacattttcctgctcagtttgtgggcgaacattttcccataggagaagcttaaaagaacacttattaacccacactgaagaacaatgttttcctgctcaattaaaaagctacacaattgaaaaactatatactataaatatatggacaaatactaaaattgttatcacgacaaaataa